One Paraburkholderia dioscoreae DNA segment encodes these proteins:
- a CDS encoding enoyl-CoA hydratase/isomerase family protein, giving the protein MTELTTDLRHHGQSLLQEPDGFSIEIDAARERADIVLHRPPLNVISMHARDQLRAAFEALDDDPRVRVIVVRAQGEHFSSGGDIKGFLEASPEHVSKLAWNIAAPARCSKPVIAANRGFCFGVGFELSLACDFRIATDTTFYALPEQKLGQIPGSGGSARLQQMVGIGRTKDIVMRSRRIPGKQAYEWGIAVECVADSALEATTDALVDELRAFSPLAQRTAKKLLNDTEDAPLSIAIELEGHCYSRLRTSDDFREGVEAFHGKRKPVFRGS; this is encoded by the coding sequence ATGACGGAACTCACGACCGACCTGCGCCATCACGGCCAGAGCCTGCTGCAGGAACCCGACGGCTTTTCCATCGAGATCGACGCCGCGCGCGAGCGGGCCGACATCGTCCTGCACAGGCCGCCGCTGAACGTGATTTCGATGCATGCGCGCGACCAGTTGCGCGCCGCCTTCGAAGCACTCGACGACGACCCGCGCGTGCGCGTGATCGTGGTGCGCGCCCAGGGCGAGCATTTTTCGAGCGGCGGCGACATCAAGGGCTTTCTCGAAGCGTCGCCGGAACATGTGTCGAAGCTCGCCTGGAATATCGCCGCGCCCGCGCGCTGCTCGAAGCCGGTGATCGCCGCCAATCGCGGCTTCTGCTTCGGTGTGGGCTTCGAACTGTCGCTCGCGTGCGACTTCCGCATTGCCACCGACACCACCTTCTACGCGCTGCCGGAACAGAAACTCGGCCAGATTCCGGGCTCGGGCGGCTCGGCGCGTTTGCAGCAGATGGTCGGCATCGGCCGCACCAAGGACATCGTGATGCGCTCGCGCCGCATTCCGGGCAAGCAGGCTTACGAGTGGGGCATCGCGGTCGAATGCGTGGCCGACTCCGCGCTCGAAGCGACGACCGATGCGCTGGTGGACGAACTGCGCGCGTTCTCGCCGCTCGCCCAGCGCACCGCGAAAAAGCTCCTCAACGACACCGAAGACGCGCCGTTGTCGATCGCGATCGAACTCGAAGGGCACTGCTATAGCCGTCTGCGTACTTCCGACGATTTCCGCGAAGGTGTCGAGGCCTTTCACGGCAAACGCAAGCCGGTGTTCCGCGGCAGCTAG
- a CDS encoding FAD binding domain-containing protein: MKPAPFDYLRAMTTQHALDALAQYAEDARVLAGGQSLMAVLNMRLAQPRMLIDISRTDELNSVRVDHKAGLLIVGAAATQGSVEWRESLRDEVPLLAMAFPHISHFQIRNRGTVCGSVAHADPSAELPLVLAALGGDVMLRSKKKHRVLPAGEFFQGMLMTAREPDELVEAVRFPLRRPGERYGFTEFSARHGDFAMVACAAVVTDDSIRLAVGGVADRPVVEQWPRLRDEDLRSALNDLSWKLGAQDDAHVSATYRRHLVRQLGWRVIEEAK; the protein is encoded by the coding sequence ATGAAACCCGCGCCGTTCGATTATCTGCGCGCCATGACCACGCAGCATGCGCTCGACGCCCTCGCGCAATACGCCGAGGATGCGCGTGTGCTCGCAGGCGGCCAGTCGCTGATGGCGGTGTTGAACATGCGGCTCGCGCAACCGCGCATGCTGATCGACATCTCGCGCACCGACGAGTTGAACTCGGTGCGCGTCGATCACAAGGCCGGCCTGCTGATAGTGGGCGCGGCGGCGACGCAAGGCAGCGTGGAGTGGCGCGAATCGCTGCGCGACGAAGTGCCGTTGCTGGCAATGGCGTTCCCGCATATCTCGCACTTCCAGATTCGCAATCGCGGCACGGTGTGCGGCTCGGTGGCGCATGCCGACCCGAGCGCGGAATTGCCACTGGTGCTGGCGGCGCTCGGCGGCGACGTAATGCTGCGCTCGAAGAAGAAACACCGTGTGCTGCCGGCCGGCGAATTTTTTCAAGGCATGTTGATGACGGCGCGCGAGCCGGACGAACTGGTCGAAGCCGTGCGCTTTCCGCTCAGGCGGCCGGGCGAACGGTATGGCTTCACGGAATTCTCCGCGCGCCACGGCGACTTCGCGATGGTGGCCTGCGCGGCCGTGGTGACGGACGATTCGATCCGCCTCGCCGTGGGCGGCGTGGCGGACCGGCCGGTGGTCGAGCAGTGGCCGCGTCTGCGTGACGAAGATCTGCGCAGCGCATTGAACGATTTGAGCTGGAAGCTGGGCGCGCAGGACGACGCGCATGTCAGCGCGACCTATCGCCGGCATCTGGTCCGGCAACTCGGATGGCGCGTGATCGAGGAGGCGAAGTGA
- a CDS encoding AMP-binding protein — protein MLDLGRTFLQSVERSPNALALVDGELALTYAQWHRLIVKVAEGLRGLGLAQGDRLLVVLQNRWEMATLHWACQFAGVVIVPLNWRAKPEELEYCVTDAGVKAIVYEPVCAEAVAQSVAAQRLPRIGLDDAQGRTANFDTLMTQRESDAPNAGRTCANADDYSLILYTSGTTGKAKGVPRRHRHERAAALAHVAQNLYGHGERTLGVMPLYHTMGVRSLLSMALVDGLFVCVRRWNARFALDAIAQHKLTCLYLVPTLYHDLLADAAFASTDTSTVKKLGFAGAPMNDGLLKRLSAAFKPELFVNHYGSSEVYTFSVDQDATKKPGSAGRAGINTRLRVVRLEAHTPEDLAQVGEEGQIIADLLGDEAFEGYWNRPDANAKSLRDGWYFTGDTGFFDAQGDLYVSGRVDDMIISGGENISPVDIESVLSLHPAVDEVAVAGVKDERWGQRVVAFVKRREYVDADTLDAYCRTSDLVNFKRPREYVFVDDIPKSPVGKILRRKLSAGEYEPDRRGESHAHHTETTKE, from the coding sequence ATGCTTGACCTCGGCCGAACCTTTCTGCAAAGCGTGGAACGCAGCCCCAATGCGCTGGCGCTGGTGGACGGCGAACTGGCGCTGACTTACGCGCAGTGGCACCGGCTGATCGTGAAGGTCGCCGAAGGTCTGCGCGGTCTGGGTCTCGCGCAGGGCGACCGCTTGCTGGTGGTGCTGCAAAACCGCTGGGAAATGGCGACCTTGCATTGGGCCTGCCAGTTCGCCGGCGTGGTGATCGTGCCGTTGAACTGGCGCGCGAAACCGGAGGAGCTCGAATACTGCGTGACCGACGCGGGCGTGAAGGCCATCGTATACGAGCCGGTTTGCGCTGAAGCCGTCGCGCAAAGTGTCGCGGCGCAGCGTCTGCCGCGGATCGGTCTCGACGACGCGCAAGGCCGCACCGCAAACTTCGACACGCTCATGACGCAGCGCGAGTCCGACGCGCCGAACGCCGGGCGCACCTGCGCGAATGCCGACGACTACTCGCTGATTCTCTACACCTCCGGCACCACCGGCAAGGCCAAAGGCGTGCCGCGCCGGCACCGTCACGAACGCGCCGCCGCGCTCGCACACGTCGCGCAGAATCTGTACGGCCACGGCGAACGCACGCTCGGCGTGATGCCGCTCTATCACACGATGGGCGTGCGCTCGCTGCTCTCGATGGCGCTGGTGGACGGCCTGTTCGTCTGCGTGCGCCGCTGGAATGCGCGCTTCGCACTCGATGCGATCGCGCAGCACAAGCTCACCTGCCTCTATCTGGTGCCGACGCTGTACCACGATCTGCTCGCCGACGCGGCTTTCGCGTCGACGGATACCTCGACGGTAAAAAAGCTCGGCTTTGCCGGCGCGCCGATGAACGACGGTCTGCTCAAGCGCCTCTCGGCAGCGTTCAAACCGGAGCTGTTCGTCAATCACTACGGTTCGTCCGAGGTCTACACCTTCAGCGTCGACCAGGACGCCACGAAGAAGCCGGGCAGCGCGGGGCGCGCGGGCATCAACACGCGCCTGCGCGTCGTCAGGCTCGAAGCCCACACGCCCGAGGATCTGGCGCAAGTGGGAGAAGAAGGGCAGATCATTGCCGATCTGCTCGGCGACGAGGCCTTCGAAGGCTACTGGAACCGTCCCGACGCGAACGCGAAATCGTTGCGCGACGGCTGGTACTTCACGGGCGATACCGGTTTCTTCGACGCGCAAGGCGACCTGTACGTGTCGGGCCGCGTCGACGACATGATCATCAGCGGCGGCGAGAACATTTCACCGGTCGATATCGAGTCGGTGCTGTCGCTGCATCCCGCCGTCGACGAGGTCGCGGTGGCCGGCGTGAAGGACGAGCGCTGGGGCCAGCGCGTGGTCGCCTTCGTCAAGCGCCGGGAATATGTCGACGCCGATACGCTCGACGCGTATTGCCGCACGTCCGACCTCGTCAACTTCAAGCGTCCGCGCGAATACGTGTTCGTCGACGACATACCGAAATCGCCGGTCGGCAAGATTCTGCGCCGCAAGCTGTCGGCGGGCGAATACGAGCCCGACCGGCGCGGCGAATCCCATGCACACCACACCGAAACCACCAAGGAGTAA
- a CDS encoding (2Fe-2S)-binding protein encodes MRQGEQQRVTLTLNGRECSGYCEPRELLSDFIRHELGATGTHVGCEHGVCGACTVHVEGVAGRSCLMLAVQAQGRRIDTVEGLAPDMQLGDLQQAFQRHHALQCGFCTAGILMSCADYLRRVPDPSEAQVRDMLSGHLCRCTGYTPIVAAVLDVAARRGQGNVSGETVEAAHA; translated from the coding sequence ATGCGGCAAGGCGAGCAGCAGCGCGTCACGCTGACGCTCAATGGCCGTGAATGCAGCGGCTATTGCGAGCCGCGCGAACTGCTGTCGGATTTCATCCGTCACGAACTGGGCGCGACCGGCACCCACGTCGGCTGCGAGCACGGCGTGTGCGGCGCGTGCACGGTGCACGTTGAGGGTGTAGCGGGGCGCTCGTGCCTGATGCTCGCGGTGCAGGCGCAGGGACGCCGCATCGATACCGTGGAGGGACTCGCGCCCGACATGCAACTGGGCGATCTGCAGCAGGCGTTCCAGCGTCATCATGCGTTGCAGTGCGGCTTCTGCACGGCCGGCATCCTGATGTCGTGCGCGGACTATCTGCGGCGCGTGCCCGATCCGAGCGAAGCGCAGGTGCGCGACATGCTCTCCGGCCATCTGTGCCGCTGTACGGGCTATACGCCGATCGTCGCCGCGGTGCTCGACGTGGCGGCGCGGCGCGGACAAGGCAACGTGTCCGGCGAGACCGTGGAGGCCGCTCATGCTTGA